Proteins from a genomic interval of Neodiprion lecontei isolate iyNeoLeco1 chromosome 2, iyNeoLeco1.1, whole genome shotgun sequence:
- the LOC107226820 gene encoding proton-coupled amino acid transporter-like protein CG1139 isoform X1, protein MTSHDNLGFTSSTNAVYTRKDSPPDMKVKITHSKGKETPTSNGRNEISSGIYVVELQDKKKKHASVGSETEEYDPYCHREVEHPTTNSETLLHLLKGSLGTGILAMPMAFKNAGYAVGLVGTLAIGLLCTYCIHLLVKSEYELCRRKKVPSLTYPTTAENAFREGPSCFRCFSRSSVHVINVFLLIYQLGCCCVYVVFIADNIKSALEGHVMEIDTRWYMLMLLLPLILINWVRNLKYLVPFSTVANGITFASFGIILYYLFREPLDFEGRAPVGDVQNFPLFFGTVLFALEAIGVILPLENEMKTPKSFGSPCGVLNVGMITVIFLYLGMGFFGYIRYADLIKGSITLNLPDETPAKVAQVLLALAIYVTHALQCYVAVDITWSDYLGPVLEKNSHRLFWEYVMRTCLVVVTFLFAVAIPKLEYFISLIGALSLSGLGLAFPAIIYTCTFWNVTNRTEKIIMIAKNSAVVAFGFLGLIAGTYTSLLQIINYFKSMDVSP, encoded by the exons ATGACGTCTCACGACAATCTCGGATTTACTTCGAGCACG AATGCCGTATACACTCGGAAAGATTCGCCGCCGGATATGAAGGTGAAGATTACGCATTCCAAAGGAAAAGAAACCCCGACGAG TAATGGCCGGAACGAAATCAGCAGCGGGATATACGTCGTCGAACTTCaagacaagaagaagaaacacgCGTCGGTGGGATCAGAAACCGAAGAATATGATCCCTATTGTCACAGGGAAGTTGAGCACCCAACTAC TAACAGCGAGACGCTTCTTCATCTTCTGAAGGGCAGTCTTGGTACAGGAATCCTGGCGATGCCGATGGCCTTCAAAAATGCAGGTTACGCTGTCGGACTTGTCGGAACATTGGCCATCGGTCTTCTTTGCACCTACTGCATTCATCTCCTGGTGAAATCGGAGTACGAACTTTGTAGACGCAAGAAAGTTCCTTCTCTGACTTATCCGACCACCGCCGAAAACGCCTTTCGCGAGGGACCCTCTTGCTTCAGATGCTTCTCCAGGAGTTCCGT GCACGTAATCAACGTATTTTTGTTGATATATCAGCTGGGATGCTGCTGCGTCTACGTGGTTTTCATCGCTGACAATATTAAATCT GCTTTGGAGGGTCACGTTATGGAAATCGACACGAGGTGGTACAtgctgatgctgctgctgccgctgatCCTGATAAACTGGGTTAGAAATCTGAAGTACTTGGTGCCATTCTCGACCGTtgcaaacggcataaccttcGCCAGCTTCGGTATAATCCTCTACTACCTGTTCAGGGAACCTTTGGATTTTGAGGGTCGAGCACCGGTTGGAGACGTTCAAAACTTTCCCCTATTTTTCGGCACGGTTTTATTCGCCCTCGAAGCGATCGGTGTg attctTCCCCTGGAGAACGAAATGAAGACGCCAAAATCGTTCGGGAGTCCCTGCGGTGTTTTAAATGTGGGAATGATCACCGTGATATTCCTCTACCTGGGGATGGGATTCTTCGGTTACATCCGATACGCAGACCTCATCAAGGGCAGCATCACCCTCAATCTTCCCGACGAAACACCCGCCAAAGTTGCCCAGGTACTTTTGGCCCTTGCCATATACGTGACGCACGCTCTTCAGTGTTACGTAGCCGTCGACATCACGTGGAGCGATTACCTGGGTCCCGTTCTTGAAAAGAATTCCCACAGGCTATTTTGGGAATACGTTATGAGGACATGCCTCGTCGTTGTCACCT TTCTCTTCGCGGTTGCAATTCCGAAACTGGAGTATTTCATATCGCTGATCGGTGCCCTCTCCTTATCGGGACTTGGCCTCGCATTTCCGGCGATAATCTACACCTGCACATTCTGGAACGTAACGAATCGCACCGAGAAGATCATAATGATAGCGAAAAATTCGGCAGTCGTCGCTTTTGGTTTTCTCGGCCTGATCGCCGGGACTTACACGAGTCTTTTGCAGATTATAAATTACTTCAAGTCCATGGATGTGTCGCCTTGA
- the LOC107226820 gene encoding proton-coupled amino acid transporter-like protein CG1139 isoform X2, whose translation MKVKITHSKGKETPTSNGRNEISSGIYVVELQDKKKKHASVGSETEEYDPYCHREVEHPTTNSETLLHLLKGSLGTGILAMPMAFKNAGYAVGLVGTLAIGLLCTYCIHLLVKSEYELCRRKKVPSLTYPTTAENAFREGPSCFRCFSRSSVHVINVFLLIYQLGCCCVYVVFIADNIKSALEGHVMEIDTRWYMLMLLLPLILINWVRNLKYLVPFSTVANGITFASFGIILYYLFREPLDFEGRAPVGDVQNFPLFFGTVLFALEAIGVILPLENEMKTPKSFGSPCGVLNVGMITVIFLYLGMGFFGYIRYADLIKGSITLNLPDETPAKVAQVLLALAIYVTHALQCYVAVDITWSDYLGPVLEKNSHRLFWEYVMRTCLVVVTFLFAVAIPKLEYFISLIGALSLSGLGLAFPAIIYTCTFWNVTNRTEKIIMIAKNSAVVAFGFLGLIAGTYTSLLQIINYFKSMDVSP comes from the exons ATGAAGGTGAAGATTACGCATTCCAAAGGAAAAGAAACCCCGACGAG TAATGGCCGGAACGAAATCAGCAGCGGGATATACGTCGTCGAACTTCaagacaagaagaagaaacacgCGTCGGTGGGATCAGAAACCGAAGAATATGATCCCTATTGTCACAGGGAAGTTGAGCACCCAACTAC TAACAGCGAGACGCTTCTTCATCTTCTGAAGGGCAGTCTTGGTACAGGAATCCTGGCGATGCCGATGGCCTTCAAAAATGCAGGTTACGCTGTCGGACTTGTCGGAACATTGGCCATCGGTCTTCTTTGCACCTACTGCATTCATCTCCTGGTGAAATCGGAGTACGAACTTTGTAGACGCAAGAAAGTTCCTTCTCTGACTTATCCGACCACCGCCGAAAACGCCTTTCGCGAGGGACCCTCTTGCTTCAGATGCTTCTCCAGGAGTTCCGT GCACGTAATCAACGTATTTTTGTTGATATATCAGCTGGGATGCTGCTGCGTCTACGTGGTTTTCATCGCTGACAATATTAAATCT GCTTTGGAGGGTCACGTTATGGAAATCGACACGAGGTGGTACAtgctgatgctgctgctgccgctgatCCTGATAAACTGGGTTAGAAATCTGAAGTACTTGGTGCCATTCTCGACCGTtgcaaacggcataaccttcGCCAGCTTCGGTATAATCCTCTACTACCTGTTCAGGGAACCTTTGGATTTTGAGGGTCGAGCACCGGTTGGAGACGTTCAAAACTTTCCCCTATTTTTCGGCACGGTTTTATTCGCCCTCGAAGCGATCGGTGTg attctTCCCCTGGAGAACGAAATGAAGACGCCAAAATCGTTCGGGAGTCCCTGCGGTGTTTTAAATGTGGGAATGATCACCGTGATATTCCTCTACCTGGGGATGGGATTCTTCGGTTACATCCGATACGCAGACCTCATCAAGGGCAGCATCACCCTCAATCTTCCCGACGAAACACCCGCCAAAGTTGCCCAGGTACTTTTGGCCCTTGCCATATACGTGACGCACGCTCTTCAGTGTTACGTAGCCGTCGACATCACGTGGAGCGATTACCTGGGTCCCGTTCTTGAAAAGAATTCCCACAGGCTATTTTGGGAATACGTTATGAGGACATGCCTCGTCGTTGTCACCT TTCTCTTCGCGGTTGCAATTCCGAAACTGGAGTATTTCATATCGCTGATCGGTGCCCTCTCCTTATCGGGACTTGGCCTCGCATTTCCGGCGATAATCTACACCTGCACATTCTGGAACGTAACGAATCGCACCGAGAAGATCATAATGATAGCGAAAAATTCGGCAGTCGTCGCTTTTGGTTTTCTCGGCCTGATCGCCGGGACTTACACGAGTCTTTTGCAGATTATAAATTACTTCAAGTCCATGGATGTGTCGCCTTGA